One genomic window of Quercus lobata isolate SW786 chromosome 9, ValleyOak3.0 Primary Assembly, whole genome shotgun sequence includes the following:
- the LOC115961846 gene encoding G2/mitotic-specific cyclin S13-7-like produces MYAFYKRIIAKLLGCFKNKVHHHTDNNNVALDQEQEESMYAFYKRIETQNQLSTDFLSFQPQVSVYVRNSLVDWLTSLHFSLDLLQPTLFLAVNIVDRFLSVEVVSSEHDLKQVAIVALVIACKFEENWSPSALTLMEEDEDGYSQQQIDAIEKNILQKLGWKLLVPTIHSFLVEIFESCEYRDQEFKDMAFFFGEVALNNYHATISYLPSTLAVSAIYAAMCVLKKSHDSKQFLNTNQSHSKGEITFCAGMLQRLARMAPTGKLMITLAEKYSDQILILHSKK; encoded by the coding sequence ATGTACGCCTTTTACAAACGCATTATTGCTAAACTCCTTGGTTGTTTCAAGAACAAGGTGCACCATCATACCGACAACAACAACGTAGCACTAGATCAAGAGCAAGAAGAAAGTATGTACGCCTTTTACAAACGCATTGAGACCCAGAATCAACTCAGCACTGACTTCTTGAGTTTCCAACCTCAAGTTTCTGTGTATGTAAGAAACTCTCTGGTTGATTGGTTGACGTCCCTCCATTTTTCTCTTGATCTTTTGCAACCGACTCTGTTTCTTGCTGTCAATATTGTCGATCGTTTCCTCTCTGTTGAGGTTGTGTCGTCTGAACATGACTTGAAACAGGTGGCTATTGTTGCATTGGTCATTGCCTGTAAATTTGAGGAGAACTGGTCTCCTTCTGCCCTTACTTTaatggaggaggatgaggatGGTTACAGTCAACAGCAGATTGATGCCATCGAAAAAAACATTCTTCAAAAATTGGGGTGGAAGTTATTGGTTCCTACTATCCATTCctttttggttgaaattttcGAATCTTGTGAGTACCGTGATCAAGAATTCAAGGATATGGCATTCTTTTTTGGTGAAGTGGCACTTAACAATTACCATGCTACTATCAGTTACTTACCATCCACACTTGCTGTTTCTGCCATTTATGCTGCAATGTGCGTGCTAAAGAAAAGCCATGATTCCAAGCAATTTCTTAACACCAATCAATCTCATTCTAAAGGAGAAATTACCTTCTGTGCTGGAATGCTTCAACGGTTGGCGAGAATGGCACCCACTGGGAAACTGATGATAACCCTTGCTGAGAAGTATTCTGATCAAATATTGATATTACATTCCAAAAAGTAG